The Shewanella mangrovisoli genome has a window encoding:
- a CDS encoding YkgJ family cysteine cluster protein, producing the protein MNCRLGCGACCIAPSISSGIPGMPNGKAAGERCVQLSDDNLCLIFGSPDRPAVCSDFEASLDVCGDSNEEALWLITNLESQTSQ; encoded by the coding sequence ATGAATTGTCGTCTAGGTTGCGGTGCTTGCTGTATTGCACCTTCAATCAGCAGTGGGATCCCTGGTATGCCAAATGGTAAGGCGGCTGGAGAGCGCTGTGTGCAGCTCAGTGATGACAATTTATGTTTGATTTTCGGCTCGCCTGATCGTCCTGCGGTTTGTAGTGATTTTGAAGCGTCTTTAGATGTCTGTGGGGATTCAAACGAAGAGGCGCTCTGGTTGATCACAAACCTTGAATCTCAAACATCTCAATAG